From one Odontesthes bonariensis isolate fOdoBon6 chromosome 14, fOdoBon6.hap1, whole genome shotgun sequence genomic stretch:
- the LOC142399546 gene encoding protein crumbs homolog 1-like, with protein MGSLNSEDINRCEQQPCQNGGVCESHSGGFQCVCSQQSQNGRLYGGDNCTVVLSGCDDNQCENGGICSPLLIIDEHTYTCICIPGYTGPKCQTSTVFSFESQGYMYIESQQLDPEAPLNVTFSFRTERPTGTLFQRRVDDLLLSIELVNGHLCLLSLRGQGSSTLVQELPEYLSNKKWHTVEALLGGVVSLIRLLCSEESCTRDSSTEVQQLDQATALPEPGAVRQSLFIGAVGGNWALGRAMDEADYPPAFLGCFRDVFVDSYLVLPATVPEDSGAQANITLRCSDKDKCDDSPCQNRGRCVSQGWRRYTCECHRPYEANNCAEEYITARFGNKDLESYAVFSLDDNPGDTTIVSMFIRTRQSSGLLFILANSTSQYLRLWLEKGKVKVQVNNFETLVGQNVVSDGHFHLVTVKLEGTAASLYQSAQSQGSMTIRHIQAHPGDLVFVGGLPDPRASASFGGYFKGCVQDLRINSKRLQFYPIATPVESYHLEKLSSVAEGCSSDNACATNPCLNGGECYSMWDDFICSCPPNTAGQRCEEVKWCELLPCPTTAVCQLHSQGFECLSNVTFRSDSSILHYRSNGKIKRSITSVSLSFRTRQSAATLLHAQKDSAYLTISLLNSQLVTELQVGADEDSPKLTAQSLAPLSNGEWHIVEISMEIQTPTSQWIMIVDGDKTAMSMSKTAVEDLNFLKDEADIFLGGRSHNSGVNLSGCLGPVEIGGLLLPFHLDTELNLPRPQEERFERIKNNAAPRYGCWGASVCGPNPCQNGGVCEDLFDLHKCTCSSEWKGPLCEDLRDTCNSSPCIHGNCINLPEGFQCECKLGFTGERCEAEVDICENSSCSHGATCLKGFQSYTCLCPRNMTGNYCNEKIPEIPWYIEIDPLPQLPVSSCMGTKWNYSCFNGGNCSKAGNTCYCLPGFTGQWCEKDMDECASDPCMNGGFCINYMNSFECVCDMNYSGIYCQIDVSDFYMYLFLGLWQNLFQLVSYLVIRLDDEPEIEWGFHVNE; from the exons ATGG GCAGTTTGAACAGTGAGGACATCAACAGAtgtgagcagcagccatgccAAAATGGCGGTGTATGTGAGAGCCACAGTGGAGGATTCCAATGCGTTTGCTCCCAGCAGAGTCAAAATGGGCGACTATACGGCGGGGACAACTGCACCGTTGTACTTTCAGGCTGTGACGATAACCAGTGTGAGAATGGAGGAATATGTTCTCCCCTGCTTATAATTGATGAACACACTTACACATGCATCTGCATTCCAGGCTACACAGGCCCTAAATGCCAGACTTCCACTGTCTTCTCATTTGAGTCCCAAGGCTACATGTACATAGAGTCACAGCAGCTGGACCCAGAAGCTCCTCTTAATGTGACTTTCAGCTTCAGGACAGAGAGACCAACTGGCACCCTCTTTCAGCGAAGAGTGGACGACCTGCTGCTCAGCATTGAGCTGGTCAATGGACATCTCTGTCTCCTTAGCCTGAGAGGTCAAGGCTCCAGCACGCTGGTTCAAGAGCTCCCAGAATATTTGTCCAACAAAAAGTGGCACACAGTAGAAGCATTGCTAGGGGGTGTGGTCAGTCTCATCAGGCTGCTCTGCAGTGAAGAAAGTTGCACCAGAGACTCCAGCACTGAAGTCCAGCAGCTTGATCAAGCCACTGCTCTCCCTGAGCCAGGTGCCGTTCGTCAAAGCCTCTTCATTGGAGCAGTTGGGGGGAACTGGGCTTTGGGCAGAGCAATGGATGAAGCAGACTATCCGCCTGCTTTTCTAGGCTGCTTCAGAGACGTCTTCGTAGACTCATATCTTGTGCTGCCTGCTACAGTGCCAGAAGATTCAGGCGCCCAGGCAAACATCACGTTGCGATGCAGCGACAAAGACAAGTGTGACGACAGCCCGTGTCAGAACCGAGGGCGTTGTGTGAGCCAGGGCTGGAGGAGGTACACGTGTGAATGCCACAGGCCGTATGAAGCAAACAACTGTGCAGAGG AGTACATCACAGCGAGATTTGGAAACAAAGACCTTGAAAGCTACGCTGTATTCTCATTAGACGACAACCCCGGTGATACTACGATTGTCTCCATGTTCATTCGCACCAGACAGTCCAGCGGGCTGCTCTTCATCCTGGCAAACAGCACCAGCCAGTACCTACGGTTGTGGCTGGAAAAGGGGAAGGTCAAAGTTCAGGTTAACAACTTTGAGACCCTTGTTGGTCAGAATGTGGTCAGTGATGGCCATTTCCACCTGGTGACTGTAAAGCTTGAGGGAACAGCAGCTAGTTTATACCAATCAGCCCAAAGTCAAGGCTCCATGACCATCAGGCACATCCAAGCCCATCCTGGGGATTTGGTTTTCGTTGGGGGGCTTCCAGACCCAAGAGCCTCTGCTTCATTTGGTGGCTACTTTAAGGGATGTGTCCAGGATCTGAGGATTAACAGCAAACGACTACAGTTCTATCCAATAGCAACTCCAGTCGAGTCTTATCATTTGGAGAAACTTAGCAGCGTTGCGGAAGGATGCAGCAGTGACAATGCATGTGCT aCAAACCCCTGTCTCAATGGGGGGGAGTGTTACTCCATGTGGGATGATTTCATCTGCAGCTGTCCACCCAACACTGCTGGGCAGCGCTGCGAGGAGGTGAAATGGTGTGAGCTGTTGCCCTGTCCTACCACTGCTGTTTGCCAGCTCCACTCTCAGGGGTTTGAGT GTTTGTCCAATGTGACATTTCGGTCTGACAGCAGCATTCTGCATTATCGCAGCAATGGGAAGATTAAGCGCAGCATCACCAGCGTTTCCCTCAGCTTCCGCACAAGACagtctgctgccaccttgctTCATGCACAAAAAGACTCGGCGTACCTCACCATCTCCCTCCTGAACTCCCAACTGGTAACAGAGCTCCAGGTTGGGGCTGATGAGGACTCCCCGAAATTAACAGCTCAAAGCCTGGCTCCACTCAGTAATGGAGAGTGGCATATTGTGGAGATCAGCATGGAAATACAGACACCAACATCCCAGTGGATCATGATTGTGGATGGAGACAAGACGGCCATGAGTATGTCCAAAACAGCTGTGGAGGACCTGAATTTTCTTAAGGACGAAGCAGATATCTTCCTGGGAGGAAGAAGCCATAACTCTGGCGTGAACCTGTCAGGGTGCCTGGGTCCTGTGGAGATTGGGGGTCTTCTCCTTCCTTTCCACTTGGACACAGAGCTGAACCTCCCCAGACCTCAGGAGGAGCGGTTTGAAAGGATAAAAAACAATGCTGCTCCGCGATATGGCTGCTGGGGAGCCAGCGTATGTGGACCCAACCCGTGCCAGAATGGGGGTGTGTGTGAGGACCTGTTCGACCTGCATAAGTGCACATGTTCCTCTGAGTGGAAGGGCCCACTATGTGAAGACCTCAGAGACACTTGCAACTCCAGCCCATGTATCCACGGTAACTGCATCAACTTACCTGAGGGATTTCAATGTGAGTGTAAGTTGGGCTTCACCGGCGAAAGGTGCGAGGCAGAAGTCGATATATGTGAAAACAGCAGTTGCAGCCATGGCGCCACATGCCTCAAAGGCTTCCAGAGCTACACGTGTCTGTGCCCACGGAACATGACAGGCAATTACTGCAA TGAGAAAATTCCTGAAATCCCATGGTACATTGAAATAGATCC GCTTCCTCAGCTGCCTGTATCTTCATGTATGGGTACGAAATGGAACTACAGCTGCTTTAATGGCGGAAACTGCTCTAAAGCAGGCAACACCTGTTACTGCCTGCCGGGGTTTACAGGACAATG GTGTGAGAAGGATATGGATGAATGTGCCTCAGATCCGTGTATGAATGGAGGCTTCTGCATCAACTACATGAACagctttgagtgtgtgtgtgatatgAATTACTCCGGGATCTACTGCCAAATTGATGTCAGTGACTTCTACATGTACCTCTTCCTGGGCCTCTGGCAGAACCTCTTCCAGCTCGTGTCCTATCTCGTGATACGACTCGACGACGAGCCAGAAATTGAGTGGGGATTCCACGTCAACGAATAG
- the LOC142399371 gene encoding alpha-2-HS-glycoprotein-like, whose protein sequence is MNLLGITVVLGLVMVTWAQVKELRPPCDSPEVEEAALVARDYLNAQHTHFYKYALNRIEEIKIRPALDGNNTYILDIELLETDCHVLDPTPVANCTVRPKVLTAIEGDCEVVLERVAGVLTVTAFKCKTEESTEDMCIGCSTLLPLNHTAALEFVQASLTKLNNRTENITYTILEVGRMSSKIVTGGPRYAAEYIVIEANCINDTCVPLNDIMAARGICSAEGLDIDPTVDCKMFSTLMPLLDANSTAAAEPALPPLFHIHLGSLSPKHGLRHHKLTALHDPLVSGLLSAESAESAEVVPVAPAVTLAAASADPAPTAAPADPAPTAADSSSASDASASAEVPLTVVKRELPASLVADVAKTDPASLVQLCPGRIRFF, encoded by the exons ATGAATCTCCTTGGTATTACTGTGGTTCTAGGACTAGTGATGGTGACATGGGCTCAGGTGAAGGAGCTGCGACCTCCGTGTGACTCCCCTGAAGTAGAGGAGGCTGCCTTGGTGGCTCGGGATTACCTCAATGCTCAGCACACTCATTTCTACAAGTATGCACTGAACAGAATTGAAGAAATCAAGATCCGTCCTGCA CTTGATGGAAACAACACATATATCCTGGACATTGAGTTGCTGGAGACAGACTGTCACGTTTTGGACCCCACTCCTGTTGCTAACTGCACAGTCAGGCCCAAAGTATTGACG GCAATAGAAGGAGATTGTGAGGTGGTGCTGGAGAGGGTTGCTGGCGTTCTGACTGTCACAGCATTCAAGTGTAAAACAGAAG AGTCAACAGAGGACATGTGCATTGGCTGCTCCACTCTGCTTCCCTTGAATCACACAGCAGCGCTGGAGTTTGTCCAAGCTTCTCTGACCAAGCTCAACAACAGGACCGAAAATATAACATACACCATTCTGGAGGTTGGAAGGATGTCCTCAAAG ATTGTGACTGGCGGGCCAAGGTATGCAGCAGAGTATATTGTCATTGAGGCCAACTGCATCAATGACACCTGCGTGCCACTGAATGACATCATGGCT GCACGTGGAATCTGTTCCGCAGAGGGCTTGGACATTGATCCAACAGTAGACTGCAAGATGTTTTCAACTCTG atgcCCCTTTTAGATGCCAACAGCACTGCAGCTGCAGAGCCTGCATTGCCACCACTATTTCACATTCACTTGGGCAGTTTGTCACCAAAGCACGGTCTGAGACACCACAAACTCACTGCTCTCCATGACCCTCTGGTGAGTGGCCTTTTGTCTGCAGAATCTGCAGAGTCAGCAGAAGTTGTGCCTGTAGCCCCTGCTGTGACATTGGCTGCTGCGTCCGCTGATCCCGCTCCAACTGCTGCGCCCGCTGATCCCGCTCCAACTGCTGCAGATTCTTCCTCAGCTTCAGATGCCTCAGCCAGCGCCGAGGTTCCTCTTACCGTGGTCAAGAGAGAATTACCAGCCTCATTAGTAGCCGATGTAGCTAAAACAGATCCTGCGTCTCTTGTGCAACTGTGTCCAGGAAGGATCAGATTTTTCTGA
- the LOC142399370 gene encoding uncharacterized protein LOC142399370 yields the protein MTLQIPQPPFTSSIIKAALAQLGADDQKHQGKSETVDHGLENEYLPVAKKETLTPTSVLLQGGLTPTCASERRTAIIECFYVSLDCSPFNFCKMHQTQNHWRKAKCLRKKRRFMSSIKGVTHLSRRAKRRLYCKLQLWMWRKRREKCRYWIFRGRKRACSVDSGSGQCIALKTQSQEKKKLVTCHTLNKQNSQVRTSALASPLRCDAGCSEAALSGQNGLLKKSESDKLSEELVGSSCSQLMDTKVSVGSVSQTIPAPAGLSEITESSIQLIEVNKKLCHTVKPLQCTDNKACEQSAQYQVPGAERLEEPDGTAPQVQEQTTDGDADGTVGKKKIMSSLTDVGLNALRRDIQEFLTGFYRTYGSFIPLHKSDVLRHLKRKFNSDFSDWKNGISSEVARYRATIVEKLIPSFRVVYKKHIVTLEDLVTLADQNWLNDQVMNMYGELIMESSRHKVHFLNSFFHRQLMTKGYDGVKRWTKQVDLFSKSLLLVPIHLEVHWCLVTADIATKKICLYDSQGNALLKVARNILKYLMTEAREKQQIAFEDGWTVSFDEKIPQQTNENDCGVFVLEYSRCLALSRPFQFSQRDIPKIRKRIYKELCDCKLHVQD from the exons ATGACCCTTCAGATACCTCAGCCTCCATTCACCTCATCCATTATCAAGGCTGCTCTGGCACAGCTTGGAGCTGATGACCAGAAGCATCAAGGGAAATCTGAGACAGTGGACCATGGCCTGGAAAATGAGTATCTGCCTGTTGCAAAGAAGGAAACATTGACTCCAACTtcagtgctgctgcagggtggacTCACACCCACCTGTGCTTCAGAAAGAAGGACTGCCATCATTGAATGCTTTTATGTGAGTCTCGATTGTTCACCATTCAATTTCTGCAAGATGCACCAGACACAGAACCACTGGAGGAAAGCAAAATGCCTAAGGAAGAAGAGGAGATTCATGTCTTCCATAAAGGGAGTGACTCATTTGTCCAGACGGGCCAAGAGGCGGTTGTATTGTAAATTACAGCTTTGGatgtggaggaagaggagagagaaGTGCCGTTATTGGATATTTAGAGGTAGAAAACGAGCCTGCAGCGTCGACTCTGGCTCGGGCCAATGCATCGCGTTAAAGACACAgtcgcaggaaaaaaaaaaacttgtaacGTGCCACACACTGAACAAACAGAACTCACAAGTAAGAACATCAGCCTTGGCGTCACCTCTTAGATGTGATGCTGGCTGTTCGGAAGCTGCCCTCAGCGGGCAGAACGGCCTGCTGAAGAAGAGCGAATCCGACAAACTCTCAGAAGAGCTTGTTGGTTCCAGTTGTTCGCAGCTTATGGACACCAAAGTTTCTGTTGGCTCTGTCAGTCAAACCATCCCAGCACCCGCAGGGCTGTCTGAGATCACAGAGTCTTCGATACAGCTTATTGAAGTTAACAAAAAACTTTGCCACACTGTTAAACCTCTGCAGTGTACAGATAATAAAGCATGTGAGCAGAGTGCACAGTACCAGGTACCAGGAGCAGAAAGACTAGAGGAACCAGACGGCACTGCCCCTCAAGTTCAGGAGCAGACCACAGACGGAGATGCTGATGGGACAGTCGGCAAAAAGAAGATCATGTCCTCTCTGACTGATGTCGGCTTGAACGCACTGAGGAGAGACATCCAAg AATTTCTCACTGGCTTCTACAGGACATATGGGAGCTTCATCCCTCTCCATAAGAGCGACGTGTTGAGACATCTGAAGAGGAAGTTTAACTCTGATTTTAGTGACTG GAAAAATGGTATCTCCTCGGAGGTTGCCAGATACCGAGCGACGATCGTTGAGAAACTCATCCCCTCTTTTCGGGTGGTCTACAAGAAACACATAGTGACGCTGGAGGATTTGGTGACACTGGCTGATCAGAACTGGCTCAACGATCAG GTTATGAACATGTATGGAGAATTGATCATGGAGTCTTCCCGTCACAAG GTCCATTTCCTGAACAGCTTCTTCCACCGGCAGCTCATGACCAAAGGCTATGACGGTGTGAAGCGGTGGACAAAGCAG GTGGATTTGTTTTCCAAGAGCCTTCTTCTGGTCCCCATCCACCTGGAGGTTCACTGGTGCTTAGTGACAGCTGACATCGCCACAAAGAAAATCTGCCTTTACGACTCTCaaggaaatgcacttctgaAAGTTGCAAgg AACATCCTGAAATACTTGATGACAGAAGCAAGAGAGAAGCAGCAAATTGCTTTTGAAGACGGTTGGACGGTGTCATTTGATGAG AAGATTCCTCAACAGACCAATGAGAATGACTGTGGAGTTTTTGTCTTGGAG TATTCTAGATGCCTCGCTCTGTCAAGACCTTTCCAGTTTTCACAAAGGGACATACCAAAGATACGGAAGAGGATCTATAAAGAGCTCTGTGACTGTAAGCTCCATGTACAGGACTGA